In Aquabacterium sp. OR-4, the following proteins share a genomic window:
- a CDS encoding alcohol dehydrogenase family protein: protein MKALAYFGTRDIRFTYLIDPKIEDERDAIVRVTACAICGSDLHIYHGHGFSQDTGFCVGHEAVGGVVEAGRGVRQLKPGQRVMVSAAVGCGQCPACLAGVVNRCVTGSGSCYGLSAKLQGSQAEYLRVPAADFNARAIPEGLSDEQALMLTDAQATAWFGARNGDIGPGSTVAVVGLGPIGLMGVESAFVMGASRVFAIDRVPERRALAASLGATVLDADDPKTLAAQLAEATQGCMADCVLEAVGHEATISLALRLAGRRATVSVIGVAQDKMVNFPMWRAFNMGLTLRIGTCSVPEEWPALVPLVQSGRLHPERFISHRLSLSEGARAYELFDKREDGALKMVLKPGK, encoded by the coding sequence ATGAAAGCCCTGGCCTACTTCGGCACCCGCGACATCCGGTTCACCTACTTGATCGACCCGAAGATCGAGGACGAGCGCGACGCCATCGTCCGGGTCACCGCCTGCGCCATCTGCGGCAGCGACCTGCACATCTACCACGGCCACGGCTTCTCGCAAGACACCGGCTTTTGCGTCGGCCATGAGGCCGTGGGCGGGGTGGTGGAGGCCGGCCGCGGCGTGCGCCAGCTCAAGCCGGGCCAGCGCGTGATGGTGTCGGCTGCCGTGGGCTGCGGCCAGTGCCCGGCCTGCCTGGCCGGCGTGGTGAACCGCTGCGTCACCGGCTCGGGCAGCTGCTACGGCCTGAGCGCCAAGCTGCAGGGCAGCCAGGCCGAATACCTGCGCGTGCCCGCGGCCGATTTCAACGCAAGAGCCATCCCCGAAGGCCTGAGCGACGAGCAGGCGCTGATGCTCACCGACGCCCAGGCCACCGCCTGGTTCGGCGCGCGCAATGGCGACATTGGCCCCGGCAGCACCGTGGCCGTGGTGGGCCTGGGGCCCATCGGCCTGATGGGCGTGGAATCGGCCTTCGTGATGGGCGCCAGCCGCGTGTTTGCCATCGACCGCGTGCCCGAGCGCCGCGCGCTGGCCGCCAGCCTGGGCGCCACCGTGCTGGACGCCGACGACCCCAAGACCCTGGCCGCGCAGCTGGCCGAGGCCACGCAAGGCTGCATGGCCGACTGCGTGCTGGAGGCCGTGGGCCATGAGGCCACCATCAGTCTGGCGCTGCGCCTGGCCGGGCGCCGCGCCACGGTCAGCGTGATCGGCGTGGCGCAGGACAAGATGGTGAACTTTCCGATGTGGCGCGCCTTCAACATGGGCCTCACCCTGCGCATCGGCACCTGCTCGGTGCCCGAGGAATGGCCGGCCCTGGTGCCGCTGGTGCAAAGCGGCCGTCTGCACCCTGAGCGCTTCATCAGCCATCGCCTGTCGCTCAGCGAAGGTGCTAGAGCGTATGAGCTGTTCGACAAGCGCGAAGACGGGGCGTTGAAGATGGTGTTGAAGCCGGGGAAGTGA
- a CDS encoding acyl-CoA dehydrogenase family protein has protein sequence MNFDHSDKVQGLLVQLKAFMDQHIYPAERAHEDWVNDPSRLWQPWPGIEPLKKLARAQGLWNLFLPHDYGDISPGLSNLEYAPLAEVMGRVPWSSEVFNCSAPDTGNMEVLARYGTPAQQAQWLQPLLDGAIRSAYVMTEPQVASSDATNVALRIEHDGDTLVLNGRKWWISGIMDERCTLLLVMGKDAAIGEAGGRYGQHSTVIVPRGTPGLAIVRNQKVFGRLHSPGGEAELRFDNVRVPRANLILGPGKGFEIAQGRLGPGRIHHCMRSIGQAQRALETMCRRVEARSTFGRKLSEQSAIRQDVALSFCEIEQARLLTLKAADVMDKHGNKVAKDLIAAIKVVAPSMATQVIDRAIQAHGGMGVSDDTELAYFWAINRFVRIADGPDAVHMNQLGRQKIKELSAMAAQGMSPADASGEQPAHPPGTTGASVVRPSQSNPA, from the coding sequence ATGAATTTTGACCACAGCGACAAAGTGCAAGGCCTGCTGGTGCAGCTCAAGGCCTTCATGGATCAGCACATCTACCCGGCCGAGCGCGCGCATGAAGACTGGGTGAACGACCCGAGCAGGCTCTGGCAGCCCTGGCCCGGCATCGAGCCGCTCAAGAAGCTGGCGCGCGCGCAAGGCCTGTGGAACCTGTTTCTGCCGCACGACTATGGCGACATCAGCCCGGGCCTCAGCAACCTGGAATACGCGCCGCTGGCCGAGGTGATGGGCCGCGTGCCCTGGAGCAGCGAGGTGTTCAACTGCTCGGCGCCCGACACCGGCAACATGGAGGTGCTGGCCCGCTACGGCACACCGGCGCAACAGGCGCAGTGGCTGCAGCCGCTGCTGGACGGTGCCATCCGCTCGGCCTATGTGATGACCGAGCCGCAGGTGGCGTCATCTGACGCCACCAACGTGGCGCTGCGCATCGAGCACGACGGCGACACGCTGGTGCTCAACGGCCGCAAGTGGTGGATCAGCGGCATCATGGACGAGCGCTGCACCCTGCTGCTGGTGATGGGCAAGGATGCCGCCATCGGCGAGGCCGGCGGCCGCTACGGCCAGCACAGCACCGTGATCGTGCCGCGCGGCACGCCGGGCCTCGCCATCGTGCGCAACCAGAAGGTGTTTGGCCGCCTGCACTCGCCGGGCGGCGAGGCCGAGCTGCGCTTCGACAACGTGCGCGTGCCCAGGGCCAACCTGATCCTGGGCCCCGGCAAGGGCTTCGAGATCGCGCAGGGCCGGCTGGGGCCGGGCCGCATCCACCACTGCATGCGCTCGATCGGCCAGGCCCAGCGCGCGCTCGAGACCATGTGCCGCCGCGTGGAGGCGCGCAGCACCTTCGGCCGCAAGCTCAGCGAGCAAAGCGCCATCCGGCAGGACGTGGCGCTGAGCTTTTGCGAGATCGAGCAGGCGCGCCTGCTCACGCTGAAGGCCGCCGACGTGATGGACAAGCATGGCAACAAGGTGGCCAAGGACCTGATCGCCGCGATCAAGGTGGTGGCGCCCAGCATGGCCACGCAGGTGATCGACCGCGCCATCCAGGCGCACGGCGGCATGGGCGTGAGCGACGACACCGAGCTGGCCTACTTCTGGGCCATCAACCGCTTTGTGCGCATTGCCGACGGGCCCGATGCCGTGCACATGAACCAGCTGGGCCGGCAGAAGATCAAGGAGTTGTCGGCCATGGCAGCGCAGGGCATGTCGCCGGCCGATGCCTCGGGCGAGCAGCCGGCGCACCCGCCTGGCACCACGGGCGCCAGCGTGGTTCGGCCGTCGCAGTCGAATCCTGCCTAA
- a CDS encoding SDR family NAD(P)-dependent oxidoreductase, which translates to MTDDTSFAGQRVLVVGGSSGIGNGVAQAFRARGAEVHVWGTRASAADYADSDGSDLTGLHYQGVNVAEPDAIAAAPQPGGAGARLDVLVLCQGTVVYGRGEFERAGWAQVMAVNLDSLMHCCRRFKPALLPSDGRQGGRIVIVSSIAGYGANVGNPAYAASKAGAISLVRTLGVAWAPEGIRVNGMAPGLVDTKLTKVTTAHPRRLDGALARIPMHRIGTPADMAGAVLFLASPLAAYMAGQTIACDGGLSLA; encoded by the coding sequence ATGACGGACGACACCAGCTTTGCCGGCCAGCGTGTGCTGGTGGTGGGCGGCAGCAGCGGCATCGGCAACGGCGTGGCCCAGGCCTTCCGCGCCCGTGGCGCCGAGGTGCATGTGTGGGGCACGCGCGCCAGCGCTGCCGACTATGCCGACAGCGACGGCAGCGACCTGACCGGCCTGCACTACCAGGGCGTGAACGTGGCCGAGCCCGATGCCATTGCCGCCGCGCCGCAGCCCGGTGGCGCCGGCGCCAGGCTGGACGTGCTGGTGCTGTGCCAGGGCACCGTGGTCTACGGCCGCGGCGAGTTCGAGCGCGCGGGCTGGGCGCAGGTGATGGCCGTCAACCTCGACAGCCTGATGCACTGCTGCCGCCGCTTCAAGCCGGCGCTGTTGCCGTCGGATGGGCGCCAGGGCGGCCGCATCGTCATCGTCAGCAGCATCGCCGGTTATGGCGCCAATGTGGGCAACCCGGCCTATGCCGCCAGCAAGGCCGGCGCCATCAGCCTGGTGCGCACGCTGGGCGTGGCCTGGGCACCCGAAGGCATCCGGGTCAACGGCATGGCGCCGGGCCTGGTGGACACCAAGCTCACCAAGGTGACCACGGCCCACCCCAGGCGGCTGGACGGCGCGCTGGCCCGCATCCCCATGCACCGCATCGGCACGCCGGCTGACATGGCCGGCGCGGTGCTGTTTCTGGCCTCGCCACTGGCCGCGTACATGGCGGGGCAGACCATCGCCTGTGATGGCGGCCTGTCGCTGGCTTGA
- a CDS encoding Bug family tripartite tricarboxylate transporter substrate binding protein produces the protein MNRACVLRRALLAMVASSLCLAAWAQPAPVRLLVGYAAGGPVDAAARLLAPALAKELGQPVQVENKPGANATLAGDAVARAAPDGLTLWFAASPPLTIGPHVMKKMPFDPARDITPVAPLVNYSNVLVVHKDVPAQSLKELVALAKAQPGKLSFGSAGIGSSNHLSGELLAQRTGTQLLHVPYKGSGPAMSDLIGGQLTMMFDILSTARGHIASGRVRAIALSAGRRSAALPEVPTMAEAGLPGFDVGGWYALYAPNKLPPAVAARLLDATRKALAQPELAKALAEQGYDAWTGSPEQVAQRAATERTQWASVTQGISID, from the coding sequence ATGAACCGTGCCTGCGTTTTGCGCCGCGCCTTGCTGGCGATGGTGGCGTCATCGCTGTGTTTGGCAGCCTGGGCGCAGCCAGCCCCCGTGCGCCTGCTGGTGGGCTATGCCGCCGGCGGCCCGGTGGACGCCGCGGCGCGCCTGCTGGCGCCGGCCCTGGCCAAGGAGCTGGGCCAGCCGGTGCAGGTGGAAAACAAGCCCGGCGCCAATGCCACGCTGGCCGGCGACGCCGTGGCCCGCGCCGCGCCCGACGGCCTGACCCTGTGGTTTGCCGCCAGCCCGCCGCTGACCATCGGCCCCCACGTGATGAAGAAGATGCCCTTCGACCCGGCCCGCGACATCACGCCGGTGGCCCCGCTGGTGAACTACAGCAATGTGCTGGTGGTTCACAAGGATGTGCCGGCGCAAAGCCTCAAGGAGCTGGTGGCGCTGGCCAAGGCCCAGCCAGGCAAGCTGAGCTTTGGCTCGGCCGGCATCGGCAGCAGCAACCACCTGAGCGGCGAGCTGCTGGCCCAGCGCACCGGCACGCAGCTGCTGCACGTGCCCTACAAGGGCAGCGGGCCGGCGATGTCCGATCTGATCGGCGGCCAGCTGACGATGATGTTCGACATCCTGAGCACCGCGCGCGGCCACATCGCCAGTGGCCGGGTGCGCGCCATCGCGCTGAGCGCCGGCCGCCGCAGCGCGGCCCTGCCCGAGGTGCCCACCATGGCCGAGGCCGGTCTGCCGGGTTTTGACGTGGGCGGCTGGTATGCGCTGTACGCCCCCAACAAGCTGCCGCCCGCGGTGGCGGCCCGCCTGCTGGACGCCACGCGCAAGGCCCTGGCCCAGCCCGAGCTGGCCAAGGCCCTGGCCGAGCAGGGCTACGACGCCTGGACGGGCAGCCCCGAGCAGGTGGCCCAGCGCGCGGCCACCGAGCGCACCCAGTGGGCCAGCGTGACCCAGGGCATCAGCATCGACTGA
- a CDS encoding SDR family NAD(P)-dependent oxidoreductase yields MMDGKVVVVTGAGGGIGRDIALAMAAEGARVVVNDLGTSTTGEGASTGPAQQVVDEIKAAGGQAVASTDSVAEAVAANRIIQCALDHFGRIDGVVNNAGILRDRIFHKMSDPEWDAVIKVHLYGSWFVSRAAANHFKEQGSGAFVHMTSTSGLIGNFGQANYSAAKLGLTAFSKSVALDMAKFNVRSNCIAPFAWSRMIGSIPTDTPEQQARVARMQQMTPAKIAPLAVYLLSDAAKEVNAQVFAVRNNEIFLMSQPRPIRSVHRGDGWTPQHIAEHAMPALKGSFVAMDRSADVFGWDPI; encoded by the coding sequence ATGATGGATGGCAAGGTGGTGGTGGTCACGGGCGCGGGCGGCGGCATTGGCCGCGACATCGCGCTGGCAATGGCGGCCGAAGGCGCCCGGGTGGTGGTCAACGACCTGGGCACCAGCACCACCGGCGAGGGCGCCAGCACCGGCCCGGCGCAGCAGGTGGTCGACGAGATCAAGGCCGCCGGCGGCCAGGCCGTGGCCAGCACCGACAGCGTGGCCGAGGCGGTGGCGGCCAACCGCATCATCCAGTGCGCGCTCGATCACTTCGGCCGCATCGACGGGGTGGTCAACAACGCCGGCATCCTGCGCGACCGCATCTTTCACAAGATGAGCGATCCCGAGTGGGACGCCGTGATCAAGGTGCACCTGTACGGCAGCTGGTTCGTCAGCCGCGCCGCGGCCAACCATTTCAAGGAGCAGGGCAGCGGCGCCTTCGTGCACATGACCAGCACCTCGGGCCTGATCGGCAACTTCGGCCAGGCCAACTACAGCGCCGCCAAGCTGGGCCTCACCGCCTTCAGCAAGAGCGTGGCGCTGGACATGGCCAAGTTCAATGTGCGCTCGAACTGCATCGCGCCCTTTGCCTGGAGCCGCATGATCGGCTCGATCCCGACCGACACGCCCGAGCAGCAGGCCCGCGTGGCCCGCATGCAGCAGATGACGCCGGCCAAGATCGCGCCGCTGGCCGTCTACCTGCTGAGTGACGCGGCCAAAGAGGTCAACGCCCAGGTCTTTGCGGTGCGCAACAACGAGATCTTTCTGATGAGCCAGCCGCGCCCGATCCGCAGCGTGCACCGCGGCGACGGCTGGACCCCGCAGCACATTGCCGAGCATGCGATGCCCGCGCTGAAGGGCAGCTTCGTGGCCATGGATCGCTCGGCCGATGTCTTCGGCTGGGACCCGATCTGA
- the gndA gene encoding NADP-dependent phosphogluconate dehydrogenase, producing MTQAANIGHIAIVGLGVMGRNLALNLADHGHTVIAYDLQPAAALQAQEAAVARGAAASGQVLAVATPAELVAALAPPRKILLMVNAGAPVDAVLERLLPLLAAGDIVIDGGNSRFTDTERRSAALAARGLHFVGSGISGGEEGARHGPALMPGGSAEAWAAIRPLFEAIAAQAHGQPCVAHIGPGGAGHYVKMVHNGIEYADMQLICEAYALLAAAGLDNDPMAAVFARWNAGPLQSYLIEITAKILAQRDADTGRHVLDLILDKAGQKGTGQWTLVDAAERAVVVSAMGAAVDARVLSSLKAARVAASTQLAGPDGRIDPATLPGGAEAWVALVHDALMAAKIVAYAQGFELMATAGRERGWGLDLAAIARLWRGGCIIRAQFLDRIAEAQAAPSTAGAPVANLMLAPWFRDTLARVQGPWREVLATAVRTGVPVPAMSAALAYHDSWRSPRLSANLLQAQRDFFGAHTYERIDRPAGQHFHTEWPQA from the coding sequence ATGACACAAGCTGCCAACATCGGCCACATCGCCATCGTGGGCCTGGGCGTGATGGGCCGCAATCTGGCGCTGAACCTGGCCGACCACGGCCACACGGTCATCGCCTACGACCTGCAGCCCGCGGCTGCCCTGCAGGCGCAAGAGGCCGCCGTGGCGCGCGGCGCTGCCGCCAGCGGCCAGGTGCTGGCCGTGGCCACGCCGGCCGAGCTGGTGGCCGCGCTGGCGCCGCCGCGCAAGATCTTGCTGATGGTGAACGCCGGCGCGCCGGTGGATGCGGTGCTCGAGCGCCTGCTGCCGCTGCTGGCCGCGGGCGACATCGTGATCGACGGCGGCAACAGCCGCTTCACCGACACCGAGCGCCGCAGCGCCGCGCTGGCCGCGCGCGGCCTGCACTTTGTGGGCAGCGGCATCTCGGGCGGCGAAGAAGGCGCACGCCACGGCCCGGCGCTGATGCCCGGTGGCTCGGCCGAGGCCTGGGCCGCCATCCGGCCGCTGTTCGAGGCCATTGCCGCGCAGGCGCATGGCCAGCCGTGCGTGGCCCACATCGGCCCCGGTGGCGCCGGGCATTACGTGAAGATGGTGCATAACGGCATCGAGTACGCCGACATGCAGCTGATCTGCGAGGCCTATGCGCTGCTGGCCGCCGCCGGGCTCGACAACGACCCGATGGCCGCCGTGTTTGCGCGCTGGAACGCCGGGCCGCTGCAGAGCTACCTGATCGAGATCACCGCCAAGATCCTGGCCCAGCGCGACGCCGACACCGGCCGCCATGTGCTGGACCTGATCCTCGACAAGGCCGGCCAGAAGGGCACCGGGCAGTGGACCCTGGTGGACGCCGCCGAGCGCGCGGTGGTGGTCAGTGCCATGGGCGCGGCGGTGGACGCGCGCGTGCTGTCGTCACTGAAGGCCGCCCGCGTGGCCGCCAGCACCCAGCTGGCCGGGCCCGATGGCCGCATCGACCCCGCCACCCTGCCCGGCGGCGCCGAGGCCTGGGTGGCCCTGGTGCACGACGCGCTGATGGCCGCCAAGATCGTGGCCTATGCGCAGGGCTTCGAGCTGATGGCCACCGCCGGGCGCGAGCGTGGCTGGGGGCTGGATCTGGCCGCCATCGCCCGGCTGTGGCGCGGCGGCTGCATCATCCGTGCGCAGTTTCTGGACCGCATCGCCGAGGCCCAGGCCGCGCCTTCAACGGCTGGCGCGCCGGTGGCCAACCTGATGCTGGCGCCCTGGTTCCGCGACACGCTGGCGCGGGTGCAGGGGCCGTGGCGCGAGGTGCTGGCCACGGCCGTGCGCACCGGGGTGCCGGTGCCGGCCATGAGCGCCGCCCTGGCCTACCACGACAGCTGGCGCAGCCCGCGGCTCAGCGCCAACCTGCTGCAGGCCCAGCGCGACTTCTTTGGTGCCCACACCTACGAGCGGATCGACCGCCCGGCCGGCCAGCATTTTCATACCGAGTGGCCGCAGGCCTGA
- a CDS encoding DUF4870 family protein — MNAPVVAVGSDRDLLRILQICYGLHALGLALGAFGAASLVGSFLFGWPSIIAVILNYVKRGDARGTWLETHFAWQIRTFWFALLWAVIVALVSGPLMLVIVGFGTWVLGMLVLGVWAIYRIGRGWLRLNNGQAMPI, encoded by the coding sequence ATGAACGCCCCCGTCGTTGCCGTCGGTTCCGACCGTGACCTGCTGCGCATCCTGCAGATCTGCTACGGCCTGCACGCCCTGGGCCTGGCCCTGGGGGCGTTCGGGGCGGCCAGCCTGGTGGGCTCGTTCCTGTTCGGCTGGCCCTCGATCATTGCGGTGATCCTGAACTACGTGAAGCGCGGCGACGCCCGCGGCACCTGGCTCGAAACGCACTTTGCCTGGCAGATCCGCACCTTCTGGTTCGCGCTGCTGTGGGCCGTGATCGTGGCCCTGGTGTCGGGGCCGCTGATGCTGGTGATCGTCGGCTTCGGCACCTGGGTGCTGGGCATGCTGGTGCTGGGCGTGTGGGCCATCTACCGCATCGGCCGCGGCTGGCTGCGCCTGAACAACGGCCAGGCCATGCCCATCTGA
- a CDS encoding AraC family transcriptional regulator → MQPVPPASAAAAAAAAAAAAADGLAQHTVAIVQVRSVLQGAQHLGLDLAPLLARAGISPALLASPLARVSHTQYALLLRALRRATRSELWGLTEQPLPVGSFGQCAARLVHCARLGDALRAGFAFHHLLIGDFTARLQVQAGTPALARVQIVRRAPFNPRLDYAQKAFMLFAFGMASWLVARRVPIVAVDYTEPVPGSDSSRVYQAPIRAGQPHLGFTFEARWLDLPVVQSPQSLREFLARAPGNLLIKYRDPGSVTERIRRLLRRHLGGEMPSLEAVGEALAMTPQTLRRRLRDEGRGYQALKDDLRRDAAIALLAQPELPLIEVAVRVGFSEASTFHRAFKKWCGVAPGEYRHTRLHGS, encoded by the coding sequence ATGCAGCCCGTGCCGCCCGCATCCGCCGCAGCCGCCGCAGCCGCCGCAGCCGCCGCAGCCGCCGACGGGCTGGCCCAGCACACCGTGGCCATCGTGCAGGTGCGCAGCGTGCTGCAGGGGGCGCAGCACCTGGGGCTGGATCTGGCGCCGCTGCTGGCGCGGGCGGGCATATCGCCGGCGCTGCTGGCGTCGCCGCTGGCGCGGGTGTCGCACACCCAGTACGCGCTGCTGCTGCGCGCCCTGCGCCGCGCCACGCGCAGCGAGCTGTGGGGCCTGACCGAGCAGCCGCTGCCGGTGGGCAGCTTTGGCCAGTGCGCGGCGCGCCTGGTGCATTGCGCCCGTCTGGGCGATGCGCTGCGCGCGGGCTTCGCTTTTCATCACCTGCTGATCGGCGACTTCACCGCGCGGCTGCAGGTGCAGGCCGGCACACCGGCGCTGGCGCGGGTGCAGATCGTGCGCCGCGCACCGTTCAACCCGCGGCTCGACTATGCGCAAAAAGCCTTCATGCTGTTTGCCTTTGGCATGGCCTCGTGGCTGGTGGCGCGGCGGGTGCCCATCGTGGCGGTGGACTACACCGAGCCGGTGCCCGGCAGCGACAGCTCACGCGTCTACCAGGCCCCCATTCGCGCCGGTCAGCCGCACCTGGGCTTCACCTTCGAGGCCCGCTGGCTCGATCTGCCGGTGGTGCAAAGCCCGCAAAGCCTGCGCGAGTTTCTGGCCCGTGCGCCGGGCAATCTGCTGATCAAGTACCGCGATCCGGGCAGCGTGACCGAGCGCATCCGCCGCCTGCTGCGCCGCCACCTGGGCGGCGAAATGCCTTCGCTCGAAGCCGTGGGCGAGGCGCTGGCCATGACCCCGCAAACCCTGCGCCGCCGCCTGCGCGACGAAGGCCGCGGCTACCAGGCCCTGAAAGACGATCTGCGCCGCGACGCCGCCATCGCGCTGCTGGCCCAGCCCGAGCTGCCGCTGATCGAGGTGGCGGTCCGCGTGGGCTTCTCCGAAGCCAGCACCTTTCACCGGGCGTTCAAGAAGTGGTGCGGCGTGGCGCCGGGTGAATACCGCCACACCCGGCTGCACGGCAGCTGA
- a CDS encoding DUF4440 domain-containing protein, translating to MLPLRITALAATLLLAVAPGAFAHTEHCKATSEKEVAALFDRWNASLQTGEPGKVVQHYDKKSILLPTVSNKPRLTAEEKEDYFEHFMQRKPVGAIDSRTIEIDCNTAVDAGLYTFTFGDGSAVHARYTYTYKWNGRQWLITSHHSSAMPEHN from the coding sequence ATGCTGCCTCTTCGCATCACTGCCCTTGCCGCCACCCTGTTGCTTGCTGTGGCCCCGGGCGCCTTTGCCCACACCGAGCATTGCAAGGCCACCTCCGAGAAGGAAGTGGCGGCGCTGTTCGACCGCTGGAACGCCTCGCTGCAGACCGGTGAGCCCGGCAAGGTGGTTCAACACTACGACAAGAAGTCGATTCTGCTGCCCACGGTGTCCAACAAGCCGCGTCTGACCGCCGAGGAAAAAGAGGACTACTTCGAGCACTTCATGCAGCGCAAGCCGGTGGGTGCCATCGACAGCCGCACGATCGAGATCGACTGCAATACCGCCGTGGACGCCGGCCTGTACACCTTTACCTTTGGCGATGGCAGTGCCGTGCACGCCCGCTACACCTACACCTACAAGTGGAACGGGCGGCAGTGGCTGATCACCAGCCACCACTCGTCAGCCATGCCCGAGCACAACTGA
- a CDS encoding cupin domain-containing protein: MPKLDVTCWENIPEKINRLAGLSRGAFSELVLGDQASLSQFGVHIERLPPGSRSSFRHWHLTEDEFAYVLAGEVVLIEDDESLLRAGEAAAWKAGVPVGHCLENRTNADATVLVVGARAVRGVVHYSDHDLVMHHDEQGRRFCRKDGSPWPVG, translated from the coding sequence ATGCCCAAGCTCGACGTCACCTGCTGGGAGAACATCCCCGAGAAGATCAACCGCCTTGCCGGCTTGTCCAGGGGGGCGTTCAGCGAGCTGGTTCTTGGCGATCAAGCCAGCCTGTCTCAGTTCGGCGTCCACATCGAGCGTCTGCCGCCTGGTTCTCGTTCGTCGTTCAGGCATTGGCATCTGACAGAAGACGAATTTGCATACGTGCTGGCCGGAGAGGTGGTACTCATCGAAGACGACGAGTCGTTGCTGAGGGCCGGTGAAGCCGCTGCTTGGAAGGCCGGTGTCCCGGTGGGCCACTGCCTGGAGAACCGGACAAACGCTGACGCTACCGTCTTGGTCGTCGGCGCGCGGGCGGTACGCGGTGTGGTGCACTACTCGGATCATGACCTGGTCATGCACCACGATGAGCAGGGCCGGCGCTTCTGCCGCAAGGATGGATCGCCGTGGCCCGTCGGGTAG
- a CDS encoding homocysteine S-methyltransferase family protein, protein MLPQLTGQVFLSDGGLETSLVFLDKIELPHFAAFTLLADELGRERLKSYYVPYLELCAEMSGAGFVLETPTWRANPDWAALLGVDSEHLRAVNHAAAQMMCSMRSRWAPRLSGPMVVSGVIGPRGDGYVANAPDSVAAATSYHCLQAEALASGGVDMLSAVTMTTSAEALGISLAAQRVGLPVAISFTVETDGRLPSGEALGDAIERVDALAPPAYFAINCAHPSHFAGVLKRGEPWIERIRGLRANASTKSHAELDASAELDIGDPSDLAQRYRGLKSALPNLNIVGGCCGTDWRHLRAVRDAWGG, encoded by the coding sequence ATGCTTCCCCAACTGACCGGACAGGTCTTCCTGAGCGACGGTGGCCTTGAGACTTCGCTCGTCTTCCTCGACAAGATCGAGCTTCCACACTTTGCGGCGTTTACGCTGCTCGCAGATGAACTCGGCCGCGAGCGTTTGAAGAGTTACTACGTGCCATACCTCGAACTCTGCGCCGAGATGAGCGGGGCTGGCTTCGTGCTTGAAACGCCGACGTGGCGCGCCAATCCCGACTGGGCCGCGCTTCTAGGTGTCGATAGTGAACACCTGAGGGCAGTCAACCACGCCGCAGCCCAGATGATGTGTTCCATGCGTTCACGCTGGGCGCCGCGGCTCAGTGGGCCCATGGTTGTCAGCGGAGTCATCGGCCCGCGGGGAGACGGCTACGTTGCCAATGCACCGGACAGCGTGGCCGCCGCCACCAGCTATCACTGCCTGCAGGCTGAAGCACTTGCATCGGGCGGGGTGGACATGCTCTCTGCGGTGACGATGACAACCTCGGCCGAAGCCCTCGGCATTTCGCTGGCGGCGCAGCGCGTGGGACTGCCGGTCGCGATCTCTTTTACCGTCGAGACGGATGGCCGGCTTCCAAGCGGTGAGGCGCTGGGCGATGCCATCGAACGAGTGGACGCGCTGGCGCCGCCGGCTTACTTCGCAATCAATTGTGCTCATCCAAGTCACTTTGCAGGCGTCTTGAAGAGGGGCGAGCCCTGGATTGAACGCATTCGCGGCCTTCGCGCCAACGCTTCGACGAAGAGTCACGCTGAACTCGACGCATCGGCCGAACTGGACATAGGCGATCCGAGCGATCTCGCGCAACGGTATCGGGGCCTCAAGAGCGCCTTGCCGAACCTGAACATCGTGGGCGGTTGCTGTGGGACCGATTGGCGTCACCTTCGTGCGGTGAGAGATGCGTGGGGTGGATGA